A region from the Populus trichocarpa isolate Nisqually-1 chromosome 18, P.trichocarpa_v4.1, whole genome shotgun sequence genome encodes:
- the LOC7488995 gene encoding ADP-ribosylation factor 1 isoform X2: MGILFSKMFSSVFGNKEARILVLGLDNAGKTTILYRLQMGEVVSTIPTIGFNVETVQYNNIKFQVWDLGGQTSIRPYWRCYFPNTQAIIYVVDSSDVDRLVIAKDEFHAILEDLPGALDDAAVTEALELHKIKNRQWAIFKTSAIKGEGLFEGLDWLSNTLKSGGG; the protein is encoded by the exons ATGGGAATTTTGTTTTCCAAAATGTTCTCTTCAGTATTTGGCAACAAAGAGGCTCGGATCCTTGTTCTTGGTCTTGATAATGCTGGCAAAACTACAATCCTCT ATCGGCTTCAGATGGGCGAAGTTGTATCCACCATTCCAA CAATTGGATTTAATGTGGAAACAGTTCAGTACAACAATATCAAATTTCAAGTATGGGATCTTG GTGGGCAGACAAGCATCAG ACCATATTGGAGATGTTATTTTCCCAACACACAGGCCATTATTTATGTTGTCGATTCAAGTGACGTTGATAGGCTCGTGATAGCTAAAGATGAGTTTCATGCAATCCTGGAG GATCTTCCTGGTGCACTTGATGATGCGGCAGTGACTGAGGCTTTGGAGTTGCACAAGATCAAGAATCGACAATGGGCAATTTTTAAAACGTCTGCCATTAAAGGAGAAGGTCTTTTTGAAGGTTTGGACTG GTTGAGTAATACACTGAAGTCTGGGGGTGGCTAA
- the LOC7488995 gene encoding ADP-ribosylation factor 1 isoform X1 codes for MGILFSKMFSSVFGNKEARILVLGLDNAGKTTILYRLQMGEVVSTIPTIGFNVETVQYNNIKFQVWDLGGQTSIRPYWRCYFPNTQAIIYVVDSSDVDRLVIAKDEFHAILEEEELRGAIVLIFANKQDLPGALDDAAVTEALELHKIKNRQWAIFKTSAIKGEGLFEGLDWLSNTLKSGGG; via the exons ATGGGAATTTTGTTTTCCAAAATGTTCTCTTCAGTATTTGGCAACAAAGAGGCTCGGATCCTTGTTCTTGGTCTTGATAATGCTGGCAAAACTACAATCCTCT ATCGGCTTCAGATGGGCGAAGTTGTATCCACCATTCCAA CAATTGGATTTAATGTGGAAACAGTTCAGTACAACAATATCAAATTTCAAGTATGGGATCTTG GTGGGCAGACAAGCATCAG ACCATATTGGAGATGTTATTTTCCCAACACACAGGCCATTATTTATGTTGTCGATTCAAGTGACGTTGATAGGCTCGTGATAGCTAAAGATGAGTTTCATGCAATCCTGGAG GAGGAAGAGTTAAGAGGTGCTATTGTTCTTATTTTTGCGAACAAGCAG GATCTTCCTGGTGCACTTGATGATGCGGCAGTGACTGAGGCTTTGGAGTTGCACAAGATCAAGAATCGACAATGGGCAATTTTTAAAACGTCTGCCATTAAAGGAGAAGGTCTTTTTGAAGGTTTGGACTG GTTGAGTAATACACTGAAGTCTGGGGGTGGCTAA